One Eubacteriales bacterium mix99 genomic window carries:
- a CDS encoding family 20 glycosylhydrolase codes for MGISGKSVPRYLCPIPEQVRWKDGEYEFGAEVLCSIDPSLAEGELKEGLKGELGRGLTGTIKDLWGKFTLGIGKIELIPFSDLAASCVVIKKSVDLAEEGYELRVNDRGIEIRVSSVRGFLHAWYTLVQLIYPRSLEPGPEKFAIPRVEIADKPALKFRGLHLCVFPETTLTFLEKSIRMAGLMKFSHIVLEFWGTLQSDVMAEFAWPDHSYTKGEVQPLIDIAHDMGMEVIPMLNCLGHASGSRALYGRHVVLDQNPRKALLFEPDGWTWCLSNPETRELLKAARRELIELCGEGRYFHLGFDEAYSYATCDRCRQKDGTAMFAEYLNEVTEELGQIGRRPIIWGDALLDQTKWKYPNIATSRPDQRTHEALDQMDKRILIADWQYNVTEGKVPTSKYFMQKGFDTLLCSYNNNQNISTLGKEAQKTEAFGLLATTWHTLPEHITLIPCAAEAAWSKEKEGRPFTSKGGNIQTLAANLQRKLVPVNGIYEAAGWRRKEVDI; via the coding sequence ATGGGGATCTCAGGGAAATCCGTTCCGCGCTATCTCTGCCCCATACCCGAGCAGGTGAGGTGGAAAGATGGGGAATATGAATTTGGGGCAGAGGTTCTGTGCAGCATAGATCCTTCCCTGGCAGAAGGAGAGCTCAAGGAAGGGCTCAAGGGGGAGCTCGGGAGAGGGCTCACAGGTACCATAAAGGATCTTTGGGGTAAGTTTACATTGGGTATCGGGAAGATTGAATTGATACCATTTTCCGATTTGGCAGCTTCTTGTGTTGTCATCAAAAAGTCTGTTGATCTGGCGGAGGAGGGATATGAACTAAGAGTAAACGACCGGGGGATCGAGATCCGCGTTTCAAGTGTGCGGGGATTCCTGCATGCCTGGTATACTCTGGTGCAGCTTATTTACCCCCGGAGTTTAGAGCCCGGCCCGGAGAAATTTGCGATTCCCCGGGTGGAGATTGCGGATAAGCCGGCGCTGAAGTTTCGTGGTTTGCACCTTTGCGTATTTCCGGAAACAACACTGACATTTTTAGAGAAATCGATCCGAATGGCCGGCTTAATGAAGTTTTCCCATATTGTCCTGGAGTTCTGGGGGACATTGCAATCTGATGTCATGGCGGAATTTGCATGGCCGGATCATTCTTATACCAAGGGCGAAGTTCAGCCTCTGATCGATATCGCGCATGATATGGGAATGGAGGTAATCCCTATGCTCAATTGTCTGGGTCATGCCTCCGGTTCCCGTGCCCTATATGGCAGGCATGTTGTGCTGGATCAGAATCCGCGAAAGGCATTGCTGTTTGAACCGGATGGTTGGACCTGGTGCCTGAGCAATCCGGAAACGCGCGAGTTGCTTAAGGCGGCACGCCGGGAGCTGATCGAACTATGCGGAGAAGGCAGGTATTTTCATTTGGGATTTGATGAAGCTTATTCTTACGCTACCTGTGACCGGTGTCGCCAAAAAGATGGAACTGCGATGTTTGCGGAATACTTGAATGAAGTTACGGAGGAGTTGGGTCAGATTGGCCGTCGCCCAATTATCTGGGGAGACGCCCTGCTGGATCAGACAAAATGGAAGTATCCCAATATCGCTACCAGCCGGCCGGATCAGCGTACCCATGAGGCTCTGGATCAGATGGATAAGAGAATCCTGATAGCCGACTGGCAATACAACGTCACCGAAGGCAAGGTGCCAACCAGCAAGTATTTTATGCAAAAAGGATTCGATACTCTCTTATGCTCTTATAATAACAATCAGAATATCAGCACGCTGGGAAAAGAAGCGCAGAAAACAGAGGCATTTGGCTTGCTTGCAACTACCTGGCATACGCTGCCCGAACATATTACCCTTATTCCTTGTGCTGCGGAAGCAGCCTGGTCAAAAGAAAAAGAGGGGAGACCTTTTACCTCAAAAGGCGGGAATATACAAACACTTGCCGCTAACCTGCAGCGAAAGCTGGTACCAGTCAATGGTATTTATGAAGCTGCGGGGTGGCGCAGAAAAGAAGTGGATATATAA
- a CDS encoding substrate-binding domain-containing protein, translating into MNLPDKSTEHIPIYIQEQRILKKKIINGDFGVPGSHFVTTRELADTRGISLVTAQRVLVGLKDERLIELHGKKYYLTHGRIAKDTPLGRLQNNNTKLLGFHITNIGNPFFSSLAKAAEKSVMDAGYKLVTASSSYQIAQERSILEIFRDIGAMGVLSCPGVDQGTASLYQNYVLPHVFLGRKPEGTNAEAVLVNNTPAARRVAEHFIDEGYQSFAYIGLSDLRTEQDPRLSGFREGLVRKGHALPPNHILGVDIGKDEKMTEDITDFLAALPKPAAVFCFHDMIGVRVLQACQDSGILCPQMVAVAGFDNLSISSLVKPALTTVSYGVEDMAETAVRLLIDQVETRNEKKGTNYYLEPSLIIRESSSKRAVRKHPHVPMHDLLYKVSE; encoded by the coding sequence ATGAATTTGCCGGATAAGAGTACGGAGCATATTCCAATCTATATACAAGAGCAGCGAATACTAAAAAAGAAGATTATAAACGGCGATTTCGGTGTGCCGGGGAGCCATTTTGTGACTACCAGAGAGTTAGCGGATACGCGCGGGATATCCCTTGTAACGGCACAACGCGTTCTCGTTGGTCTGAAAGACGAACGGCTCATAGAACTGCATGGAAAGAAATATTACCTGACTCATGGAAGGATTGCCAAAGATACTCCGTTAGGCAGACTGCAAAATAATAACACCAAGCTTCTGGGTTTTCATATCACAAATATAGGGAATCCGTTTTTCTCGTCCCTGGCGAAAGCGGCGGAGAAAAGTGTGATGGATGCGGGATATAAACTGGTCACAGCCAGCAGTTCCTATCAGATCGCACAGGAAAGGTCTATTTTAGAGATCTTCCGCGACATTGGAGCAATGGGGGTGCTCTCTTGTCCCGGCGTGGACCAGGGGACTGCATCCCTGTATCAAAACTATGTCCTGCCTCATGTTTTTTTAGGACGGAAACCGGAGGGAACCAATGCGGAAGCCGTCCTTGTCAACAATACCCCTGCCGCCCGTCGTGTTGCGGAACATTTTATTGATGAGGGGTATCAATCTTTTGCCTATATCGGGTTATCCGATCTTAGAACAGAGCAGGATCCCCGTTTATCCGGCTTTCGGGAGGGGCTTGTGAGAAAGGGCCATGCCTTGCCCCCCAATCACATTTTGGGGGTAGATATCGGCAAAGATGAAAAAATGACGGAGGATATTACGGATTTCCTGGCCGCATTGCCGAAACCGGCAGCCGTATTCTGTTTTCATGACATGATCGGGGTAAGAGTTTTACAGGCATGCCAGGATTCAGGGATCCTTTGTCCACAGATGGTTGCAGTAGCCGGATTTGATAATCTGTCCATATCATCTCTCGTGAAACCGGCTCTTACCACGGTGAGTTACGGCGTGGAAGATATGGCGGAAACCGCTGTGCGTCTGCTTATTGACCAGGTGGAAACCAGGAATGAAAAGAAGGGCACGAACTACTATCTGGAGCCCTCGTTGATCATTCGGGAAAGTTCGTCGAAAAGGGCTGTACGGAAACATCCGCATGTTCCCATGCACGACCTTCTATATAAAGTATCGGAATAA
- a CDS encoding sugar isomerase domain-containing protein, translated as MIHQKDRSFGYLPAIQETLEKVESEQYGNICRAAQLMANAIKEDKLISIYGGGGHTTLPVGEIFFRAGGLCNINPIMETGLSVFNQALKYLELERCENYGRAIVKYYGLQKDDVLIIVHNIGINAATIDAALEAQETGAKIIAVSSRQWQEGIPLDSPIRHSSKKNLFDFAEVCIDDYNPVGDAVVTVPGCDTPIAPISNITDFYILHRLEIETVRLCVEAGVEAPLWKSANVPGGDEFNSKNIAKYRSRVKML; from the coding sequence ATGATCCATCAAAAGGACAGGAGCTTCGGCTATTTGCCTGCTATCCAGGAAACTTTGGAGAAAGTGGAGTCGGAGCAGTATGGCAATATCTGCAGAGCGGCACAACTTATGGCAAATGCAATCAAAGAGGATAAGCTGATCAGTATCTATGGCGGCGGCGGGCATACCACACTTCCCGTGGGGGAAATATTCTTCCGGGCGGGCGGACTTTGTAATATCAACCCTATTATGGAGACAGGACTTTCCGTCTTCAATCAGGCGCTGAAATACCTGGAACTGGAACGATGTGAAAACTATGGAAGGGCAATTGTAAAATACTATGGCCTACAAAAGGACGACGTATTGATCATTGTCCACAACATCGGCATCAATGCAGCAACGATCGATGCCGCTCTGGAAGCGCAGGAAACCGGGGCGAAGATCATTGCGGTTTCAAGCCGTCAATGGCAGGAAGGGATCCCGCTGGATTCCCCCATTAGACATTCTTCGAAGAAAAACCTCTTCGATTTTGCAGAGGTATGCATCGACGACTATAATCCGGTAGGGGACGCTGTGGTGACGGTGCCCGGATGCGATACGCCCATTGCGCCAATTTCGAATATTACCGACTTTTATATTTTACACAGATTGGAAATCGAGACGGTAAGATTATGTGTCGAAGCCGGTGTGGAAGCACCGCTTTGGAAAAGTGCCAATGTGCCGGGCGGCGATGAATTCAATTCCAAAAATATAGCGAAATATCGTTCCAGAGTAAAAATGCTGTAA
- a CDS encoding Gfo/Idh/MocA family oxidoreductase: MRQINVAISSLTHAHVRKYYKTLMENPKLNWVAVSCEDQKTAEHFKSLGYPVALYPTLKEMLESHPEIDAVILASENSRHFSEFQTCCEYRKNILSMKIPTFDRKEYDEMIRLAKERDIICQVELELHYNPTVKRVMELTEENRIGKLVSFNATNITLSPVWAFPWQGIPEKSYGKRIPLKEEDHRFRGGALSDHPHIFDLIRWISHSEFKYVYAEAGKNIRTDLCEEDLLFVTGEMKNGLKFILDPSWSRMEERLTIPGIGWEVYPKRMEVNFTIVGTEGCIQADAFGPNVYYNGGPNSRYTVQYTYFDEWIGMMDEFYDCNIHHREPKISLEWHKKTIEAMNACYESIYRGEPVYL; encoded by the coding sequence ATGAGACAGATTAATGTGGCAATATCCTCGCTGACCCATGCCCACGTCAGAAAATACTACAAGACTTTGATGGAAAATCCAAAGCTGAACTGGGTTGCAGTGTCCTGTGAAGATCAAAAAACGGCAGAGCATTTTAAATCTTTAGGATACCCGGTAGCTCTGTATCCTACCTTAAAGGAAATGCTGGAAAGCCATCCTGAAATAGACGCTGTCATTCTGGCATCTGAAAACAGCAGGCATTTTTCAGAGTTTCAAACCTGCTGTGAATACAGAAAGAACATACTTTCCATGAAGATTCCGACCTTTGACAGGAAGGAATACGACGAAATGATAAGGTTGGCAAAGGAAAGGGACATCATATGTCAGGTGGAATTGGAGCTGCATTACAATCCCACGGTAAAGAGAGTGATGGAACTGACGGAAGAAAACAGGATAGGAAAGTTGGTTTCCTTTAACGCAACAAATATCACATTGTCTCCCGTATGGGCGTTTCCATGGCAGGGGATTCCTGAAAAATCCTATGGGAAGCGGATTCCTCTGAAAGAAGAGGATCATCGCTTCCGGGGCGGCGCACTGTCGGACCATCCTCATATCTTCGACCTGATCCGATGGATATCCCATTCCGAGTTTAAATATGTGTATGCGGAAGCGGGAAAAAATATCAGGACGGATTTATGTGAGGAAGATCTTCTGTTTGTGACGGGAGAGATGAAAAACGGTCTGAAATTTATTCTGGATCCATCCTGGTCCAGAATGGAGGAGCGCCTGACCATCCCGGGTATCGGCTGGGAAGTCTACCCGAAGCGCATGGAAGTCAATTTCACCATAGTTGGGACGGAGGGTTGTATACAGGCAGATGCATTCGGTCCGAATGTCTATTATAACGGCGGACCGAACAGCAGATATACCGTGCAGTATACCTATTTTGACGAGTGGATTGGGATGATGGACGAGTTTTATGATTGCAATATTCATCACAGAGAACCCAAGATCAGTTTGGAATGGCATAAGAAGACCATAGAAGCAATGAATGCATGCTATGAGTCGATTTACAGAGGAGAGCCGGTATATCTGTAA
- a CDS encoding transposase gives MERAKSRRKTPWEGTENMTATQKFLQGRYIASYESRHQKVADSCEAEMINSHIPAKCPYCGAEGFKKSGHTRSGVQRYMCICGKTFLPTTGTIFDEHRIPISEWTDYCLNLFHHVSITADSWNNKNAFRTSRYWLQKLFLTLEGVQDGVVLSGDIWLDETFYSVRAEDMVRKDNGDKLRGLSMNQLCIGVATDKKNSVVLLEGTGKPSQKRTFEAFGEHIRQGSLLIHDGDTSHSRLIKKLSLKSVVHPSKSLKGMPDNVNPMNPVNRVHAILKNFLNSHSGFKREDIQGYLNLFAFVTNPPAELLEKVERVINLGFQNPRLLRYREFYATNTDVET, from the coding sequence ATGGAACGGGCGAAATCACGCAGGAAAACGCCATGGGAAGGGACTGAAAACATGACTGCGACACAGAAATTTTTGCAGGGACGCTACATTGCCAGCTACGAAAGCCGCCATCAGAAGGTTGCCGATAGTTGCGAAGCCGAGATGATTAATTCCCACATCCCCGCTAAATGCCCATACTGCGGGGCGGAAGGCTTTAAGAAGAGCGGCCATACGCGCAGCGGGGTGCAACGCTATATGTGCATCTGCGGCAAAACCTTCCTGCCCACTACGGGCACGATTTTCGATGAACACCGGATCCCAATCAGCGAATGGACTGACTACTGCTTAAATTTATTCCACCACGTAAGCATCACCGCTGACTCCTGGAACAACAAAAACGCATTCAGAACGTCCAGATACTGGCTTCAGAAGCTCTTCTTGACGCTCGAAGGGGTGCAGGACGGGGTCGTCCTGTCGGGCGACATCTGGCTCGACGAAACCTTCTATTCCGTCCGGGCGGAAGACATGGTGCGGAAGGACAACGGCGACAAGCTGAGAGGGCTGTCTATGAACCAGCTCTGCATTGGCGTTGCCACAGACAAGAAAAACAGTGTGGTTCTGCTGGAGGGCACGGGCAAACCTTCGCAAAAGAGGACATTTGAGGCATTCGGGGAACATATCAGACAAGGGTCGCTCTTAATCCATGACGGCGACACCTCGCACAGCCGCCTGATTAAGAAGCTTTCGCTGAAAAGCGTAGTGCATCCTTCTAAATCCTTAAAAGGGATGCCTGACAATGTGAACCCTATGAATCCGGTCAACCGCGTTCACGCCATACTTAAAAACTTCCTGAATTCTCACAGCGGCTTCAAACGCGAGGACATACAAGGATATCTGAACTTGTTTGCGTTTGTCACAAACCCGCCAGCCGAATTGTTGGAAAAAGTAGAGCGTGTGATAAATTTGGGATTTCAAAATCCCAGATTGCTAAGGTATAGAGAATTCTATGCTACTAATACTGATGTTGAAACGTAA